TACATCAAGCCCCAACATTTTGACTTCACGACCTATCCAAGACAGAGGCAACGCTTGAAGAAAAGGTTCGCCCCCGGAAAAGGTAACCCCTTTAATCAGCTTTGTGGCTTTAATCTGTTCAAGTAAGTCCTCTGTCTTAACAAGAGTGCCGCCTGCCGGGTCCCACGTGTCAGGATTGTGGCAGCCCGGACAGCCTTGTTCACAACCCTGGACAAAAATAACAAACCGCAGCCCCGGCCCGTCAACCACACTCTCTCTAACAGTCCCGGAAATCCGCAATTCCATGCACATCACATCTTTCATTCTGACTCCTGACTACTGACTACTGATTACTTCTAAACTAGTTATACCGGTTTGCAAATCTGAGTTATCTGCAATTTTCCATTCCGTAGCATCTTACCCCTTGCCACCGATAAACCGTTTATTACAAGTTCAACATTACCGGTTTTAAACGGCATGTCTATTTCATTGCCGACATGTAACCTGGCCACATCACCCATCGTCCATTGAAGCTTACCTAAAGTAAACAAGACTTCTGAAGGAACGGCCAGAGCACCCGCCAAGT
Above is a window of Pelotomaculum isophthalicicum JI DNA encoding:
- a CDS encoding 4Fe-4S single cluster domain-containing protein, whose amino-acid sequence is MELRISGTVRESVVDGPGLRFVIFVQGCEQGCPGCHNPDTWDPAGGTLVKTEDLLEQIKATKLIKGVTFSGGEPFLQALPLSWIGREVKMLGLDVITYTGYTWEKLLALADLHQSVKELLLASDYIVDGPFIMAEKDLELPFRGSRNQRVIDVMNSLKEGKVIECKFSFD